Genomic segment of Acinetobacter larvae:
CCTACATAAGCCTTTTGTACTGCGGCATCGACCACAGCCTTCATTGCTGGACTAATATCGACACCAATACCATCCCCTTCAATAAATGGAATAATAGGATGATTGGGAACGTTTAATGACAAATCTGCGTTAACTGTTATTTTAGTACCATCCGCAGGCACTACGATCTTTTGATAACCCATGTTATATGGTTCTCCCTGTTGTAGCTGGCGAATCTTAAAATAATTGTCTAGCGACAATATTTTGCACTTTTTTGCATATTCTTTATTCTAGTCGATATATTGATCTGTTCAGATTTATATAGAAAATAACATTATTTTCCAATTAAATAGAATATAGTAGGTCAGTCTCTAGGCTTGGCAAAATGCCACTCCACTGTAAATACTATAAGTACTGTAAATACTATAAATGCCAGTGAACATCACTTCTAAGCAAGTACGGTCGAATACACGAATTCTGGACAGGCAAAAAATAATTCGGCAATCGAGTCCATAAGAAGCCTTGCTTTATTTGGTTTTACTTGATGTTTAAAAGCAATATTATTTTATCTAACAAGACTTCTTTTTCAGGTTGAATGGCGTTGTAGCTAACTTAATTTAAACGATGTTTGCGATTCCAAGCAATGGAAGAGAGTACCGCCCATGCGATAAAAGTCACCCCAATCAAACCGGTGATCACTTCAGAAATATGCATGCCGGTTGCGCTCGCCAACATAATAAATGCCAGTGCGCCAATCGCATAATGCGCGCCATGTTCTAAAAAAATATATGCATCCAAGGTTTCTTTTTCGACCAAAAATACCGTCATAGAACGAACAAACATGGCACCAATCGCCAAGCCCAACATAATAATGACAACATCTTGGGTAATCGCAAAAGCCCCGATCACGCCATCAAAGCTAAACGATGCATCTAGAACTTCCAAATAAATAAAACCACCAATTCCTGCTTTGATCATATTACTTTTAACTGCTGTATTGGCTTGTCCTTCTGGCTGTTGCCCACTCTCTAAAAGATGACCCAAAACCTGTACGCCAACATAAACAACTATTCCCCAAATACCGGAAGACAAGACTGCGAGCTTAGTCTCTAATGCCACAAAATGTGTTGTTATTAATAAACTTACTAAAGCAATAAATACCGATATTGCAGGGACACTGGCGAGTTTAGATAAACGCTCTTCTAATAAACGAAACCAATGGGTATCTTTTTCATCATCTAATAAGAAATTCAAAAAGACCAATAACAAGAACATTCCCCCAAAAGCCGCAATTTCAGGATGATGATTCATCAATTTTTCTGAATACTGTTTTGGATCATTCAATGCCAATTGAGCAACTTGGATAATTCCCATATCTGCGGTAATTCCGACAATCAATAAAGGAAATAATAAACGCATACCAAAGACAGCAATCAAAATACCAACCGTTAAAAATAAGGTTCGCCAGAATTTATTCCAATGTTTAAGCACCGATGCATTGACTACGGCATTATCAAAAGATAAAGATACTTCCATAATCGCTAAAATCGCAGTAATAAATAACGCTTTAAACATCATCGAAACACCAGCTTCGGGACCATGGTTAAAGCCCCAATATGCGGCGATCGCCAAACATATAATTGAAAAAATTATTGAAAAAGAAAAATGTCTCATAGATTTGCTCTGAAATGATGGTCAGCACATTTCAAGACCGAGCCACAAAACAGACTTAGCTGAACAACAGCTGCAACCCATTTATAGACTTTTAATTATTTGAAATGACTTTTAAATCGCTTCTTGCCTCATTGCAATACGCTCGCTTGCTATTTTAACCGACTATGCAGGTCAGGCGAAGGACTTTAGACATTACATCTTGCGACCCTATTTAAATAAGCTAGATCTTTAGCCGTCAAATTAACGGTATTGAGGTAAATTAAGCTGGTTGTGCCACAAATGAGCTCTGCCCTAAATCTGCTAGACTAAATTGCGGATAATGATGTGCTATATGTTTTAAATCTGCATGTTGCCATATTTCATAGAGTGGTATTTTCACATCCAATGCCAAAGGGAGTTTTTTAGGATTAAATTGCATCTGCTGCAAATCCGCTCCCCACGCGATTAAATCAACATCTAAACTAATGTCATGACTCGGTCTATGCCGACCACAAGATTGCTCAAGCTGTTTAAATAAATCTTGGATTTGCGCTACACTTTGATGACTAGATAATAATGCTGCTGCATTATAATAGTCAGCACCCACACCATCGCGGCATGGGATTTCATAAATAGAAGACAATTGCATTAAACCATGTGGGCGCAACTGTTCGATGGCATATTGAATATGTTGTTTAGGATGTAAATTACTCGCTAGCGCGAGCGCGAATATCGTTTCTGTGACGTTCAAGACGAATTCCTACAGAGTTAGCTTGCGGAAGAATCGCTGGCTTGCGAACGACCATAATAATCGATTCTACTGTTGAAAAGGTAGTAAATAACGCGTCAATCACCAATTTTGCTGCATGTTCTAACATTTTAGGCTGTGCTTGTTGAATCGTTTGTGCAGTTATTTCACAGATCTCAACATAATTCAGCGTGTCTGCTAAAAGATCAGATTCAGCAACACGTGCTAGGCTAGTATTTAAAGTTAGGTCTATCGATAAAGGCTGCTCTATTTGTCGCTCCCAATCAAAACAACCAATCACGGTATTGACATTTAAACCTTCAATAACAATTGCATCCATAGCAACTCGACCTACAATACAGAGAAATAATCAGGATAGAAAAATAATCGGCGCAGTCAGCAACGCATAATCACACATGAATTGCTGACTAAACAAACATAATGCTGAGAACCCAGTGCTTTGGGTCTAGCGCTTTGCGGTTAGCACGAAGGGTTTAACACTGAGTGCTTAAGGTTTAGGGTTTAGTGCTTAAACTGTTGTGCAGGTTCAAAATTTTGCAACAATTGCAAACGTTGATCTGCATAGATATCAGTATAAGGTGCTAAAACACGCATGAAGCGATCGAAGTACAACATTTGTTTAAACAACAATGCAAAATCACGCGGGAAGCGAATACCATGTCGTTCACCAACCGCCACAATATCGAGCATAATATCATTCAAATCATTTGGCTTACTATTCAGCAGCTGCTGTGGGTCGCCCAGTAAAACGCCATTAAATAGACGTTCCAAATCTGCTGTTAATCGTGTCACATCTACCGCACGATCGGTCATTCCCATTTTCAACATATTTTGCGCCATCGCAGCATAATCTGTTTTCTGTAATGCATCCATAAACTGAATACATGCAGACCAAACTTCTGGATTAAGCTGCCCGACGATGCCAAAATCGATAAAGCCAATACGACCGTCATCCAACAACATTAAATTCCCCGCATGGAGATCGGCATGGAAACTTTGGCATAACATTAAACTACCAAACCAAGTATTCATGGCAGCGATTAAAACTTGGGACGGATCTTTTGCAACATCACGCACCACATCAAAATCAGTCAAGGGCACGCCATATAGACGTTGCATGGTCAAGACACGGCGCGTAGAAAATTGATGATACACCCTTGGTGCTGTGGCAACTTGGTTTTGCGTCGCATTGAGATAATCTCTAAAGTCATCAATGTTTTTGGCTTCTTCAATAAAATCGACTTCACGCACCATACGTAATTTAATTTCTTCTACGATATCGGCCAAAGAAGCAAATTTGACTTTGGGTACAGCTTTTTCTAACAATTTGGTTGCCCAATGCAAAACATTGAGATCCGTATATAAAATAGTTTCTACACCGGGTTTTTGTACTTTAATGACCACATCTTCGCCGCTCACCAGTTTGGCAGCATGGACTTGTGCAATAGATGCCGATGCCAATGGGGTTGGTTCAATACTGGCAAAAATTTCAGTGAGATCCCGACCAGCAAATTCTTCTTGTAGTACTTGCTCAACATAACTAAAAGGTAACGAGGGGGTTTGATCTAAACAGCCTTGAAATTCTTCAACATACTCACGTGGAAATAAGGAGGGTGTGCTGGCAATGAACTGACCTAACTTAATATAAGTTGAACCCAAAGATTCAAAAGTCTCACGCATTAATTTGGCATTACTGGGTTTCTCTGCTGCATAACGTATTCCTGCTTTGGCTGCAATGACTGCAGTTTCTCCAATACGCGCAATGGAACGCAGCCCATCTAACAACATATTTTTTTTCATAGCATCTATATAAACATGAGTTTGCCACAGTGTAGCAAACTTTAAAAAATCACAGTAGCGTCCGATAACAATTCACATATCAACACGATCGTAGGTCGACCTTAACAAAACAAATAGCGGTCTCTATGCAACGACTACAACGACTGCTGGCACACAGGACAATCTGGATCAGCTTGAAAATCCAAAATACGTTGTTGTAAAGTGCGTCCGTCCCAAAGTAATAATTTTTGTTTTAATGGCGTCAATCCCAAGCCTAAATATAATAAGGCATGGTGTGCTTGTAAGCTCGCCATAACCGCTGGTGTCGTCGCCAACACCCCTGAATCTGCGCAACGTAGCCCTTCATCACTCAGTTGTTGTTTGGGAAATAGACATTGATAACATGCTGAATCTGGCATCACCATAAACATCTGCCCCTGCAAAGCAATCGCCGATGCACTGATCAATGCAATGCCTTGTGCAACGCAGTGTTGGTTAACCAAGTAGCGAGTGCTAAAGTTATCACAACCATCTAAAATCAAATCTTGCCCAGCAAAGAAATGTTCAATATTCTCTTCTTGTAATTTAACCGTATGACACTGTATTTCAATATGCGGATTAATCTGTCGCAGACGTTCTGCCAAAACTTCCGCTTTATAAAATCCGACATGTTGCGGTCCAAAAGCAATTTGTCGTTGTAAATTGCTTACTTCGATCACATCTGCATCAAGCAAAGTTATTTTACCAACCCCAGCACGTGCTAGATACTCAGCACTGCTACAACCCAAACCACCACACCCCACGATTAAAATATTGGATAATTTTAATTTCTCTTGTGCCTCGATATCCCAATCTGCGAGTAAAACCTGACGGCTATATAAATGTAGTTCATCATCTGTTAAAGAAAAATCTAAACTTTGCGTGTCAGTCATCACATCCATTTCTCAAAACCACTCATAAGCACAAAGCTTATACGCAAATAAAACGCAACTCAAAACCCAAATTAGTTTTCTTATCCTGACTGATGCAAAATAGCCACCTTCAACCGCAGTTTCTCTGTTTGAGTAGCATGGCATGCAGCACCATTGGGTATATTGACATGCTGCTATTAAAATCCAACAAAGCCCTTCTTCTCGTTTTTAAATTGCAGATATAAGCCGATCTTATGGTCCTATATCAAATGCTTAAAATCCAGATATTGCATCTAGAGTTAAAATCAAAGCCTTATGGGTGTTGTGAATATTCTAAAATTCTGGCATTTTCTGAGAGGTTTAAGTAAGAACAATATAGAGCATGCTATGCTCCATTTAACGACACCCCTATATTCTTAAAACTTTCAGAGCACTCTTGAAATGAATAAAAGACTTGATATAAATAAAAAACTCACACTGGTATTATTGATTGGTTTATTACTCAATGGATGTTCCAAACCGATGGAGCATGCTGAAAATGACGCGGCATCGCCACAAGCACAACAACGTACAAGCAATGAGATAAATGACACAACGCCGTCACCCGATCCTTCTGTAGACACCCAACCCGCCACAACCGATAAACCTCAACAGATTTTAGATGCCAGTATCAATCCAGCTGAGCAATATCGTCGTATGGTCCGGCAAGCCGGCATCGATTTCACCACACAAGACTTAATCAAAACAACTTTAGCCATTGATAAATTAAGTTTAGATGCTGGAGGTTTGGTTGAACAAAAAAATATCAGTTATGCTGTGAGCGAATATAAACAGCAATATATTGGTGATGGTAAAATTAAAATATTCGAAAAAGTCGAACCTTTCGCCGATATTATTGTTCGTATCCCAAGTGAAAAAACTGCCGCATATGTCAATCAACTTTTACCGCTAATGTTTTTTCTAAACCAACAACAGTACTCAGCAAAACGTTATGAACTCACATTATTAGAGCAAAAAATACAACAAACGCAGCGTGTAGAACAAAACACCCCTAACCCACAACGCAATGAAATCGATCGATTAACCCAGTTAGAAGTAAATGATCGTGTGCGTTACAGTACCATTCAATTGAATATCCATCAGCCTGCTACGGTGCGTGAGCGCATAGATATTGATATTGCAGCTGTGACAGCTCAACATGGTAATAGTTTTTGGCAACGTGCTTGGCAAGGTTTATATACAGGCTGGTATTTTATTTTAAATTTAGTGATCTTTCTTATTACTATTTGGCCTATTTATTTAATTGTAGTATTGCTGCTCCTTGCTTATCGTTTGATTAAGCCATACTACAATAAATTTAGCACAATAAGACAGCACTCAAACAACCAACACAATAAACCAGAAGATCCCAAAGATAATACTAAAGATCAAAGTTTATGATCAGCATTTATCGCTTCAGTCGAATATTGAACGACTAAGCGATAAAAACTCCGTCTCTTTTAAACCACCATAGCGCGATATTGATCGACTGCGCTATGGTGGTTTCTGATAAATATAAAATTAATATTGATCCAACTGTATTATGGAATTTCCAAGCATAAATAAACTTAGTAACCATCTTGTATATAAATTATAGAGGTAAATATAACTGAAGTTGTAGTTTTTGATATAGATGGGACACTGCTTTCAATTAGACTTCCTTCATTAATCATTTTTTAAACAGCCATCTTTTTGATCTCCCGCCCACTCAAGGTTATATATACCTGCTAATAAATTGAATCTTAAATTTATTCTTTTTCGCCGATTTCTGTACACACAGGATAAGATTTTAAAGATTTTCATTCTTCCAAAAACATGCTCAATACCAATTCGTCTACGGCTGATTTCTTTATTGAATTTTTTCAGCTGCTTATCTAGAGCACACCCTCTTTTAGCCTTAAAAGGAACCAAGCAACCAAATCCAAGTTTTTCTATACCTAAATAGCCCTTGTCAACTATAAAAAATGGTTTAAATTTAAGATATTTAATACTTTTATTAAATATCTTAAAATCATGAACTCTACCTTTATCGCAACAAACACTCAGTATTTTACCGGTCATATAGTGCATTGAAACTTGAAATTTAATCGTGTGACGTTTCTTTTTGCCGCTATACCATTTTTTCTGTTTTTTTTGGACGTTGCACGAAAATCTCTGTTGCGTCAACGACAACAACATCCCAATTAGCTTCTTCTCGATCAGGCATTTGTTTGGGTAGACTAAATTTCCCTGATTTAATCAGAATATCTTCAATCTTACGGGTGGTTCGGAGTGCACTGGTTTCTGAAACACCATAATTCATGCCGACATGGAATAGCGTTCTATATTCCCGCCAATACTCTAAACACAAGAGAAGACGGTCTTCTAAGGGCAATTTTGGAGGGCGACCCTTGCCAGTATTGACTGGTAATTGAACTCTTAATTCATCCATCATTAAATTAAATGTGGACCAACTAATGCCTGTAAGTCTGCGAAACTTATCATCAGGTAACTTTTTAACGTCTTTATATCTCATTGAGATATTATCGCTAAGAATTAGATTTTTAGCTGTATAGTTGGTAATCAAACAGCTGTGTATTTTTTAATTTATGAAGGAAGTCTAGTGATTCAACTAAAATATGGATTAAGAAATCATTAAAATCGAATATTTTTATATTTTCAGGTGCTGTATTAATTATGCCATTAGCAATACCTCTAATGAAAATTAAAAAATATAAATCTATTGGAACTTCTTTATTTCTTTTGATAGCTACATGTGGTTTAAATGATGCTTAATTGAAGAATAGTTTAATAAAGTTTTCTGAGAATATTAAGGCAGACTATTTTGATGAGTTACATTGGTTTAAAGATGGGATACATATTCTGAATGAACATGTTAAGAATGGAAAAAAAGTTATTGTTGTTACAGCAGCACCAGAAAAGCTTGCTAGTGTATTAGTGGCATCAATAGGTATACAAGCTAAAGTTATTGGAACACCGCTAAAAAGAAAAATTGGTGGTTGGGTTGGTGGGAAGCATTGTAGACATGATGAAAAACTTAGACGACTAAAACTTTGTGGTGTAAAAGGACCGTGGTATGCAACCTATAGTGACGATATTGAAGATGATTTTCGAGCCTGTAAATAATTCTGTGTAAACACACCTTACATATAATCAGCCATACGATCTTCAAACATGATAATGAAACGACTCATCGCCGCTTTCCAATTATGAATCGGCATCGTCCATTCTTGGCTGGCTGAGATGATCGCTAAATATATCACTTTCTTCACAGAATCATCAGTAGGAAATATCTTTCTTTTCTTCGTCGCATGACGGATAACGCTGTTGAGTGATTCAATCGCATTAGTTGTATAAATCGCTTTGCGTATATCGGTGGGATAGGAAAAAAATGTGTTTAAATTGGTCCAGTTGGCGAGCCACGATTTACTGATCTGAGGATACTGACCATCCCACTTCTCACCAAATTCATCTAAGGCTTGTAACGCTGCGTCTTCTGTCGCAGATTGATAGATTTTCTTTAAATCTGCTGTGACAGCCTTATAGTCCTTCCAGCTCACATACTTCAAGTTGTTGCGCACCATATGAACGATGCATAATTGGATATGGGTATCGGGGTAGATCGTATTGATCGCTTCAGGAAAACCTTTTAGACCATCTATACAGGCAATTAAAATATCTTTTAAGCCACGATTTTTAAGTTCTGTCAGAACCGATAACCAGAATTTAGCCCCCTCATTTTCGGCAAGCCACAAGCCAAGTAACTCCTTTTGACCTTCTGTATTCACCCCTAATGCTAGAAATACTGATTTGTTGATGACTGAGCCATCTTGTCTTACTTTAACGACAATACAATCCATGTATATGATTGGATAGAGCCCATCTAAGGGGCGATTTTGCCACTCTACTACTTGTTCTTTTACTGAATCTGTAACCTTAGATATGAGTGTCGCAGACACGTCAGCGTCGTACATTTCCTTGAATGTTGCAACGATTTCTCTGGTCGTCATGCCTTTGGCGTATAGGGATAGAATTTGACTATCCATAGTCGTAATGCGGGTCTGATTCTTCTTGATTAAAGCGGGTTCAAATGTACCATCACGATCTCTAGGTGTGTCGAGTTGAAATTCCCCTTCATTGGTTAATAAGCGCTTTGACGTATAGCCATTGCGAGTATTACTTCCTGATTTACGATTGTGCTTTTCGTGTCCTAAATGCTCAGTCAGTTCCGCATTTAAAGCAGTCTCGATCGTCAGTTTCTTCAACGCTTGGGTGAAATCATTTAAGTCTGATTCTGTTTTTAAGCCTTTAGCAAGTTCTTTTGCCAATGCCATCATTGTTGTTTCATTCATGATAAATACCTGTTTTTTTGACCTACATTAGCAGGGCATTATTTCCAAGCATTTACACAATTTTATTTACAGGCTCTGATTTTCTGAACCGTACCGGGTTTGTCGGAGACTTTTTATTTAAGTTAGGCCACTTGACCTAACCGATTCATCTTAGCATAGTATATCGTTTCATATTCAAATGGAGATACATATCCAATTGCGCTATGTAGCCGTTTTTTATTAAACCAATCCACCCAATTCAATGTTGCAAGTTCAACATCAGATAGACCCGTCCAATCAGATTTTAAATATTCAATCACCTCCATTTTGTATAAACCATTCACTGTTTCAGCCAAAGCATTATCGTATGAATCACCTGTAGTACCAACGGAGGCTTTTACATTTGCTGATTCTAGGCGATTGGTATAGCGAATCGATAAATATTGCACACCTCTGTCAGAATGATGAATCACATTCTTTGGCATCCCTCGATCATGTAATGCTTGTTCTAATGCATCAAGGACCATATCAGTATTCATACGTGTAGAAACTTTCCAGCCCACGATTGCCCTTGAAAATACATCAATGATAAATGCCGTATATACCCAGCCTGAATTGGTCTGAATATAGGTGAAGTCAGCCACCCAGAGGTTGTTCGGGTGTTGTGCTGTAAAATCGCGTTTAACTAAATCATCCGCACGTTTTTGATCATCACGACTCCGCGTGGTTTGTTTG
This window contains:
- a CDS encoding DUF4349 domain-containing protein — encoded protein: MNKRLDINKKLTLVLLIGLLLNGCSKPMEHAENDAASPQAQQRTSNEINDTTPSPDPSVDTQPATTDKPQQILDASINPAEQYRRMVRQAGIDFTTQDLIKTTLAIDKLSLDAGGLVEQKNISYAVSEYKQQYIGDGKIKIFEKVEPFADIIVRIPSEKTAAYVNQLLPLMFFLNQQQYSAKRYELTLLEQKIQQTQRVEQNTPNPQRNEIDRLTQLEVNDRVRYSTIQLNIHQPATVRERIDIDIAAVTAQHGNSFWQRAWQGLYTGWYFILNLVIFLITIWPIYLIVVLLLLAYRLIKPYYNKFSTIRQHSNNQHNKPEDPKDNTKDQSL
- a CDS encoding IS256 family transposase, with product MNETTMMALAKELAKGLKTESDLNDFTQALKKLTIETALNAELTEHLGHEKHNRKSGSNTRNGYTSKRLLTNEGEFQLDTPRDRDGTFEPALIKKNQTRITTMDSQILSLYAKGMTTREIVATFKEMYDADVSATLISKVTDSVKEQVVEWQNRPLDGLYPIIYMDCIVVKVRQDGSVINKSVFLALGVNTEGQKELLGLWLAENEGAKFWLSVLTELKNRGLKDILIACIDGLKGFPEAINTIYPDTHIQLCIVHMVRNNLKYVSWKDYKAVTADLKKIYQSATEDAALQALDEFGEKWDGQYPQISKSWLANWTNLNTFFSYPTDIRKAIYTTNAIESLNSVIRHATKKRKIFPTDDSVKKVIYLAIISASQEWTMPIHNWKAAMSRFIIMFEDRMADYM
- a CDS encoding DUF475 domain-containing protein, which produces MRHFSFSIIFSIICLAIAAYWGFNHGPEAGVSMMFKALFITAILAIMEVSLSFDNAVVNASVLKHWNKFWRTLFLTVGILIAVFGMRLLFPLLIVGITADMGIIQVAQLALNDPKQYSEKLMNHHPEIAAFGGMFLLLVFLNFLLDDEKDTHWFRLLEERLSKLASVPAISVFIALVSLLITTHFVALETKLAVLSSGIWGIVVYVGVQVLGHLLESGQQPEGQANTAVKSNMIKAGIGGFIYLEVLDASFSFDGVIGAFAITQDVVIIMLGLAIGAMFVRSMTVFLVEKETLDAYIFLEHGAHYAIGALAFIMLASATGMHISEVITGLIGVTFIAWAVLSSIAWNRKHRLN
- a CDS encoding ABC1 kinase family protein, with translation MKKNMLLDGLRSIARIGETAVIAAKAGIRYAAEKPSNAKLMRETFESLGSTYIKLGQFIASTPSLFPREYVEEFQGCLDQTPSLPFSYVEQVLQEEFAGRDLTEIFASIEPTPLASASIAQVHAAKLVSGEDVVIKVQKPGVETILYTDLNVLHWATKLLEKAVPKVKFASLADIVEEIKLRMVREVDFIEEAKNIDDFRDYLNATQNQVATAPRVYHQFSTRRVLTMQRLYGVPLTDFDVVRDVAKDPSQVLIAAMNTWFGSLMLCQSFHADLHAGNLMLLDDGRIGFIDFGIVGQLNPEVWSACIQFMDALQKTDYAAMAQNMLKMGMTDRAVDVTRLTADLERLFNGVLLGDPQQLLNSKPNDLNDIMLDIVAVGERHGIRFPRDFALLFKQMLYFDRFMRVLAPYTDIYADQRLQLLQNFEPAQQFKH
- the folB gene encoding dihydroneopterin aldolase — encoded protein: MDAIVIEGLNVNTVIGCFDWERQIEQPLSIDLTLNTSLARVAESDLLADTLNYVEICEITAQTIQQAQPKMLEHAAKLVIDALFTTFSTVESIIMVVRKPAILPQANSVGIRLERHRNDIRARASE
- a CDS encoding transposase family protein; protein product: MRYKDVKKLPDDKFRRLTGISWSTFNLMMDELRVQLPVNTGKGRPPKLPLEDRLLLCLEYWREYRTLFHVGMNYGVSETSALRTTRKIEDILIKSGKFSLPKQMPDREEANWDVVVVDATEIFVQRPKKTEKMV
- a CDS encoding HAD family hydrolase, whose product is MKNSLIKFSENIKADYFDELHWFKDGIHILNEHVKNGKKVIVVTAAPEKLASVLVASIGIQAKVIGTPLKRKIGGWVGGKHCRHDEKLRRLKLCGVKGPWYATYSDDIEDDFRACK
- a CDS encoding HesA/MoeB/ThiF family protein produces the protein MTDTQSLDFSLTDDELHLYSRQVLLADWDIEAQEKLKLSNILIVGCGGLGCSSAEYLARAGVGKITLLDADVIEVSNLQRQIAFGPQHVGFYKAEVLAERLRQINPHIEIQCHTVKLQEENIEHFFAGQDLILDGCDNFSTRYLVNQHCVAQGIALISASAIALQGQMFMVMPDSACYQCLFPKQQLSDEGLRCADSGVLATTPAVMASLQAHHALLYLGLGLTPLKQKLLLWDGRTLQQRILDFQADPDCPVCQQSL
- a CDS encoding 2-amino-4-hydroxy-6-hydroxymethyldihydropteridine diphosphokinase, which gives rise to MNVTETIFALALASNLHPKQHIQYAIEQLRPHGLMQLSSIYEIPCRDGVGADYYNAAALLSSHQSVAQIQDLFKQLEQSCGRHRPSHDISLDVDLIAWGADLQQMQFNPKKLPLALDVKIPLYEIWQHADLKHIAHHYPQFSLADLGQSSFVAQPA
- a CDS encoding transposase family protein, which encodes MLLSLTQQRFSCNVQKKQKKWYSGKKKRHTIKFQVSMHYMTGKILSVCCDKGRVHDFKIFNKSIKYLKFKPFFIVDKGYLGIEKLGFGCLVPFKAKRGCALDKQLKKFNKEISRRRIGIEHVFGRMKIFKILSCVYRNRRKRINLRFNLLAGIYNLEWAGDQKDGCLKND